TGCTCGCGGCCACCGGCTCCTTCCACCTGGTCAACGCCCGTGCCATGGGCCTGGGCCGGTTCCTCACCGCGTTCGTGGCGACGTACCCGGCCGTGCTCTACGCGGCGCAGCCCCGCGAGCGGGGAGCGGCCCGATGAGCGGGCCCGAGCGCAGCGACGTACTGCCGCGGGCCGCGGCGGCCGTGCTGAGCGCGACGTTCGCCGCCGGGCTGGTCTCCGGGCTGCTGCGCCGACGCCGGGTGCTGCGCGGCCGGGGCGACGAGCAGCTGTTCGAGACGGCGGCCGGGAACCTCGTCTCCTACCAGCTGACCGAGCCCGCCACCGCCGTACCCGGCCCCGTCGTGGTGTGCGAGGCCGGTCTGCTCTCCACCGCCGAGCACTGGTCCTGGCTGAGCCGCCTGCTGGCCGCCGGGCACCCGGTGCTGACGTACAACAGGGCGGGGTACGGGCGCGGCGAGTACCGCAGGACCGAGCCGTTCACCGTGGCGGGCGCCGCCGCGGACCTGCACGATCTCGTGCGGCATGCCTGTGGGAGCCGCCAGGTGGTGCTGGCCGGGCACTCGCTGGGCGGATACATCGTGCTGCGTGCCCTGGAGTCGCTGCGCGACCTGACCACCGGGGTCGTCCTCATCGACCCCAGCCATCCGGCCGAGCTGCTGCGCTCCAAGTCGCAGGCCATGGGCGCGGAGGCGTTCACCTTCGCGCTCAAGCTGATGCCGGGCTCGATGGCCCTCGGCCTGGGCGGGCTGCTGCGCCGCCCCTCCTGGGTGGACCTGTTGCCCGAGGGCGACCGGCGACTCGCCCTCGACCACTACCGCGACGCGAAGCTGTGGCGGGCCGGGGTGCGTGAATGGCACGGCGTGTACGGGGAGTTCCTGAACCACGACGGTTCGACACCCAAGGTCGGCGTGTCCCTGTGCCTGGTGGCGGCGGCCGTGACCCATGACCGCGACCCCGTCCAGGCCGAACTGCACGGCGAGTTCGTCGCCGCGTCCCCGGACGGGCGGCAGTTCCTGATCGAGGACGCGAGCCACGACGAGCTGCTCCTCAACGAGAAACCGGCGCGCGAGATCGCCGCGCTGATCGAGGACTTCGTCGCCGGACCGGCGGCCGGCGGCACGGGGGAGGACGGCTGATGGACCGGCAGAAGGCGGCGGCGAGGAGCGTGGAGGCGGCCTTCGTCGCCTGGCTGACGGTGACGCTGCTGAGCCAGCATCCGCACCAGGTCTTCGACCGTTTCCGCTCCTACGACCGGCTCGGGCTGCTCATCCCCAACTGGCGCTTCTTCGCCCCGCAGCCCGCCCGGCACGACTTCCACCTGCTCTACCGCACGGTCTCCCGCACCGGCGAGGAGTCCGAGTGGCAGGCGGCCTCGCAGATCATCAAGCGGGCCTGGGCACACGTGGCGTGGTTTCCCGGGCGCCGCCAGGAGAAGGCGGTGTTCGACATCTGTAGCGAGATCGTGGCCCTCGTCGGAGCCCGCTCCCCGAAGGTCGTCGAGGCCCCCGGCTACCGGCTGCTGCGCAACTTCGTCCGCCGCCGGCTCGACGAGGAGGGCGTGCGCGACAT
This DNA window, taken from Streptomyces sp. NBC_00663, encodes the following:
- a CDS encoding alpha/beta fold hydrolase, with translation MSGPERSDVLPRAAAAVLSATFAAGLVSGLLRRRRVLRGRGDEQLFETAAGNLVSYQLTEPATAVPGPVVVCEAGLLSTAEHWSWLSRLLAAGHPVLTYNRAGYGRGEYRRTEPFTVAGAAADLHDLVRHACGSRQVVLAGHSLGGYIVLRALESLRDLTTGVVLIDPSHPAELLRSKSQAMGAEAFTFALKLMPGSMALGLGGLLRRPSWVDLLPEGDRRLALDHYRDAKLWRAGVREWHGVYGEFLNHDGSTPKVGVSLCLVAAAVTHDRDPVQAELHGEFVAASPDGRQFLIEDASHDELLLNEKPAREIAALIEDFVAGPAAGGTGEDG